One Oncorhynchus clarkii lewisi isolate Uvic-CL-2024 chromosome 32, UVic_Ocla_1.0, whole genome shotgun sequence DNA window includes the following coding sequences:
- the LOC139391974 gene encoding serine/threonine-protein kinase SBK1-like isoform X2, translating to MTAATRLLDEMCHLTAQSLTSLETSDHFQVVKMLGEGSYGKVMLAVHRKRGTPMALKFFPRDTTNLFSFLREYNLSLSFCTHPSLTKALGIAFSTPSHYVFAQQASLFGDLYDVIVPEVGVEEDCVQRVVSQLCGALTHLHSLGFVHRDVKPENIFLVDAACRWVKLGDFGMAKATGTKVPGVWYSSAYCTPEAEISKESEDSRHNTASKPDGGNGLDSKIKRVWVSVEASTDCWALGILIYAMLTGSLPWTQTASDDRSYIKYKEWFDQQKDQEGQDDELDLWGGGGKDEDIMMSLDEDKQNRSKRKSHPVAPQFACFTPLASSLFLSLLHPQPRLRGRPDDVLGYLGGDWLQVKEKIQLEEEKKKMRGREVIRNEKEREGRGEG from the exons ATGACA GCTGCCACGAGACTATTGGACGAGATGTGCCATCTCACGGCCCAGTCGCTGACATCACTGGAGACCTCGGACCACTTCCAGGTGGTCAAGATGTTAGGGGAGGGGTCGTACGGGAAGGTCATGTTGGCTGTACATCGGAAAAGAG GCACTCCAATGGCCCTGAAGTTCTTTCCTCGTGATACCACAAATCTCTTCTCCTTTTTGCGAGAGtataacctctccctctccttctgcaCCCACccgtccctgaccaaggccctgggCATTGCCTTCTCCACCCCCTCACATTACGTTTTCGCTCAGCAAGCCAGCCTCTTCGGTGATCTATACGACGTCATTGTCCCtgag GTGGGTGTGGAGGAGGACTGTGTCCAGAGGGTGGTTTCCCAGCTGTGCGGTGCCCTAACCCACCTCCACTCCCTGGGCTTCGTCCACCGCGACGTCAAGCCCGAGAACATCTTCCTGGTCGACGCTGCCTGCCGCTGGGTCAAACTGGGCGACTTCGGCATGGCCAAGGCCACGGGAACCAAGGTACCTGGTGTGTGGTACAGTTCTGCTTACTGTACGCCCGAGGCAGAGATATCAAAGGAGTCGGAGGATAGTAGACATAATACTGCTTCAAAACCAGATGGAGGAAATGGGTTGGACAGCAAGATCAAGCGGGTGTGGGTGTCGGTAGAGGCCAGTACAGACTGCTGGGCCTTGGGGATCCTCATCTACGCCATGCTGACTGGCAGTCTACCCTGGACGCAGACAGCGTCCGACGACCGCTCTTACATCAAGTACAAAGAGTGGTTTGACCAGCAGAAAGATCAAGAAGGTCAGGACGATGAACTAGACCTATGGGGGGGGGGAGGAAAAGACGAGGACATCATGATGAGTTTGGATGAAGACAAGCAGAATCGGAGCAAGAGAAAATCCCATCCGGTCGCCCCCCAGTTTGCCTGTTTCACCCCACTGGCCAGTTCCCTTTTCCTGTCACTACTTCACCCGCAGCCTAGGCTTCGCGGTAGGCCCGACGATGTGCTGGGCTACCTGGGAGGAGACTGGTTGCAGGTGAAGGAGAAGAtacagctggaggaggagaagaagaaaatgaGAGGGCGCGAGGTCATCAGgaacgagaaagagagggagggacggggagagggaTAA
- the LOC139391974 gene encoding serine/threonine-protein kinase SBK1-like isoform X1: MTAATRLLDEMCHLTAQSLTSLETSDHFQVVKMLGEGSYGKVMLAVHRKRGQLWICFNHNPSFPGLISPECLSFFCSDHFSLFSFPQGTPMALKFFPRDTTNLFSFLREYNLSLSFCTHPSLTKALGIAFSTPSHYVFAQQASLFGDLYDVIVPEVGVEEDCVQRVVSQLCGALTHLHSLGFVHRDVKPENIFLVDAACRWVKLGDFGMAKATGTKVPGVWYSSAYCTPEAEISKESEDSRHNTASKPDGGNGLDSKIKRVWVSVEASTDCWALGILIYAMLTGSLPWTQTASDDRSYIKYKEWFDQQKDQEGQDDELDLWGGGGKDEDIMMSLDEDKQNRSKRKSHPVAPQFACFTPLASSLFLSLLHPQPRLRGRPDDVLGYLGGDWLQVKEKIQLEEEKKKMRGREVIRNEKEREGRGEG; the protein is encoded by the exons ATGACA GCTGCCACGAGACTATTGGACGAGATGTGCCATCTCACGGCCCAGTCGCTGACATCACTGGAGACCTCGGACCACTTCCAGGTGGTCAAGATGTTAGGGGAGGGGTCGTACGGGAAGGTCATGTTGGCTGTACATCGGAAAAGAGGTCAACTATGGATCTGTTTTAATCATAACCCCAGTTTTCCTGGCCTCATATCTCCAGaatgtctttctttcttttgttCTGATCActtttctctcttttccttcCCCCAAGGCACTCCAATGGCCCTGAAGTTCTTTCCTCGTGATACCACAAATCTCTTCTCCTTTTTGCGAGAGtataacctctccctctccttctgcaCCCACccgtccctgaccaaggccctgggCATTGCCTTCTCCACCCCCTCACATTACGTTTTCGCTCAGCAAGCCAGCCTCTTCGGTGATCTATACGACGTCATTGTCCCtgag GTGGGTGTGGAGGAGGACTGTGTCCAGAGGGTGGTTTCCCAGCTGTGCGGTGCCCTAACCCACCTCCACTCCCTGGGCTTCGTCCACCGCGACGTCAAGCCCGAGAACATCTTCCTGGTCGACGCTGCCTGCCGCTGGGTCAAACTGGGCGACTTCGGCATGGCCAAGGCCACGGGAACCAAGGTACCTGGTGTGTGGTACAGTTCTGCTTACTGTACGCCCGAGGCAGAGATATCAAAGGAGTCGGAGGATAGTAGACATAATACTGCTTCAAAACCAGATGGAGGAAATGGGTTGGACAGCAAGATCAAGCGGGTGTGGGTGTCGGTAGAGGCCAGTACAGACTGCTGGGCCTTGGGGATCCTCATCTACGCCATGCTGACTGGCAGTCTACCCTGGACGCAGACAGCGTCCGACGACCGCTCTTACATCAAGTACAAAGAGTGGTTTGACCAGCAGAAAGATCAAGAAGGTCAGGACGATGAACTAGACCTATGGGGGGGGGGAGGAAAAGACGAGGACATCATGATGAGTTTGGATGAAGACAAGCAGAATCGGAGCAAGAGAAAATCCCATCCGGTCGCCCCCCAGTTTGCCTGTTTCACCCCACTGGCCAGTTCCCTTTTCCTGTCACTACTTCACCCGCAGCCTAGGCTTCGCGGTAGGCCCGACGATGTGCTGGGCTACCTGGGAGGAGACTGGTTGCAGGTGAAGGAGAAGAtacagctggaggaggagaagaagaaaatgaGAGGGCGCGAGGTCATCAGgaacgagaaagagagggagggacggggagagggaTAA
- the LOC139391974 gene encoding serine/threonine-protein kinase SBK1-like isoform X3, with protein sequence MALKFFPRDTTNLFSFLREYNLSLSFCTHPSLTKALGIAFSTPSHYVFAQQASLFGDLYDVIVPEVGVEEDCVQRVVSQLCGALTHLHSLGFVHRDVKPENIFLVDAACRWVKLGDFGMAKATGTKVPGVWYSSAYCTPEAEISKESEDSRHNTASKPDGGNGLDSKIKRVWVSVEASTDCWALGILIYAMLTGSLPWTQTASDDRSYIKYKEWFDQQKDQEGQDDELDLWGGGGKDEDIMMSLDEDKQNRSKRKSHPVAPQFACFTPLASSLFLSLLHPQPRLRGRPDDVLGYLGGDWLQVKEKIQLEEEKKKMRGREVIRNEKEREGRGEG encoded by the exons ATGGCCCTGAAGTTCTTTCCTCGTGATACCACAAATCTCTTCTCCTTTTTGCGAGAGtataacctctccctctccttctgcaCCCACccgtccctgaccaaggccctgggCATTGCCTTCTCCACCCCCTCACATTACGTTTTCGCTCAGCAAGCCAGCCTCTTCGGTGATCTATACGACGTCATTGTCCCtgag GTGGGTGTGGAGGAGGACTGTGTCCAGAGGGTGGTTTCCCAGCTGTGCGGTGCCCTAACCCACCTCCACTCCCTGGGCTTCGTCCACCGCGACGTCAAGCCCGAGAACATCTTCCTGGTCGACGCTGCCTGCCGCTGGGTCAAACTGGGCGACTTCGGCATGGCCAAGGCCACGGGAACCAAGGTACCTGGTGTGTGGTACAGTTCTGCTTACTGTACGCCCGAGGCAGAGATATCAAAGGAGTCGGAGGATAGTAGACATAATACTGCTTCAAAACCAGATGGAGGAAATGGGTTGGACAGCAAGATCAAGCGGGTGTGGGTGTCGGTAGAGGCCAGTACAGACTGCTGGGCCTTGGGGATCCTCATCTACGCCATGCTGACTGGCAGTCTACCCTGGACGCAGACAGCGTCCGACGACCGCTCTTACATCAAGTACAAAGAGTGGTTTGACCAGCAGAAAGATCAAGAAGGTCAGGACGATGAACTAGACCTATGGGGGGGGGGAGGAAAAGACGAGGACATCATGATGAGTTTGGATGAAGACAAGCAGAATCGGAGCAAGAGAAAATCCCATCCGGTCGCCCCCCAGTTTGCCTGTTTCACCCCACTGGCCAGTTCCCTTTTCCTGTCACTACTTCACCCGCAGCCTAGGCTTCGCGGTAGGCCCGACGATGTGCTGGGCTACCTGGGAGGAGACTGGTTGCAGGTGAAGGAGAAGAtacagctggaggaggagaagaagaaaatgaGAGGGCGCGAGGTCATCAGgaacgagaaagagagggagggacggggagagggaTAA